One Sphingobacteruim zhuxiongii DNA window includes the following coding sequences:
- a CDS encoding DUF3078 domain-containing protein, which yields MKIKFYLLPCFLLMLGFTIANAQDLKDLRVRPDSSINEKKEGKALNVKNINVPIPKLDLEVNYWKHWSKVGVNFNQAAFSENWKLGGINSWAIVGLIWHKSDYTKNNFNFTTEIDLKYGKIRNEGQLAKPNNDRVFWDNKLSYKLSKSWAVYTSFTFESQFDSRYTYGKGSEGQDTITGVVSAFMSPGYFTESLGLEYKPDNTFSLRFGTGTARQTVILDERIKPRSANAYFQRYGEYFNSSDHNKGTGERYGVEEDKNFSNELAFQLTANLDRNLTKNLNLKARYNLFADYEDMNDPAHRLDATFSAKVTSLINVSLSGTVLYDSAMDGAVQWNQALAVGLLLNLPK from the coding sequence ATGAAGATAAAATTCTACCTATTACCATGTTTTCTTTTGATGCTAGGTTTTACGATAGCCAATGCGCAAGATTTGAAAGATTTGCGCGTTAGACCAGATAGCTCAATCAATGAAAAGAAGGAGGGGAAGGCCCTCAATGTGAAAAACATTAATGTCCCGATTCCCAAGTTGGATTTAGAAGTTAATTATTGGAAGCACTGGAGTAAGGTTGGAGTCAATTTCAATCAAGCGGCATTTTCTGAAAACTGGAAATTAGGAGGGATTAACTCTTGGGCAATCGTTGGATTGATTTGGCACAAGTCGGACTATACAAAGAATAACTTCAACTTCACCACGGAGATTGATCTCAAATACGGTAAGATTAGAAATGAAGGTCAATTGGCAAAACCAAATAATGACCGTGTTTTCTGGGATAATAAGCTTTCATATAAATTATCTAAGAGCTGGGCGGTCTATACCTCATTTACGTTTGAATCGCAATTTGATAGCCGTTATACCTATGGAAAGGGTAGCGAAGGTCAAGATACCATCACAGGCGTAGTTTCGGCATTTATGTCTCCTGGTTACTTTACAGAATCACTGGGTTTGGAATATAAGCCGGACAATACCTTCTCTCTACGATTTGGTACAGGTACCGCACGTCAAACAGTTATCCTTGATGAAAGAATTAAACCTCGTTCAGCAAATGCTTACTTTCAGCGTTATGGGGAGTATTTTAATTCTTCCGATCACAATAAAGGAACTGGTGAACGATATGGTGTAGAAGAAGATAAAAACTTTAGCAATGAACTCGCGTTCCAGTTGACCGCAAATTTAGACCGTAATTTAACGAAAAATTTAAACCTGAAAGCGCGTTACAACTTATTCGCAGACTACGAAGATATGAATGATCCAGCGCACCGTTTGGACGCTACCTTCTCTGCAAAAGTAACTTCTTTAATTAATGTATCTTTAAGTGGTACAGTGCTTTATGACTCTGCGATGGATGGAGCCGTACAGTGGAATCAAGCTTTGGCAGTAGGTTTGCTTCTAAACTTACCAAAATAG
- a CDS encoding glucosaminidase domain-containing protein, producing the protein MIKRLMLASLILAIFFVSCGTKRSTVLQKPNSNRGTTQGTNQVGNPNKKPATSTSGLAYIDRYKGIAIEEMNRYGIPASIKLAQALLESGNGNSYLAVNANNHFGIKCGGTWSGKSVTRPDDAVNDCFRVYNDPEQSFKDHSQFLLRKRYEGLFTLKKDDYKGWARGLKQAGYATNPRYPELLIDLIERYNLQQYDVAERPVEVIARAERVEEIIEEKTIAEPAVQKEEIKKPVAMQIYEVKASDTLTNIASRFQTTVALLKETNGLTSDSVYVGQLLVVSK; encoded by the coding sequence ATGATAAAGAGATTAATGTTGGCCAGTTTAATATTGGCCATATTTTTTGTTTCATGTGGAACGAAACGTTCTACGGTCCTCCAGAAACCTAATTCTAATAGAGGGACGACACAGGGGACTAATCAAGTTGGAAATCCCAACAAGAAGCCAGCAACATCTACATCAGGACTAGCTTATATCGACCGATATAAAGGTATTGCCATCGAGGAAATGAATCGATATGGCATTCCGGCTAGTATTAAACTCGCACAAGCATTATTGGAATCAGGGAATGGAAATTCCTATTTAGCTGTAAATGCTAATAACCATTTCGGCATTAAATGTGGCGGCACTTGGTCTGGCAAATCGGTTACTCGACCGGATGATGCGGTTAATGATTGTTTTCGTGTTTATAACGACCCCGAACAGTCATTTAAAGATCACTCCCAATTTCTACTTAGAAAGCGATATGAAGGTCTTTTTACATTAAAGAAAGATGATTATAAAGGTTGGGCACGTGGACTGAAACAGGCTGGGTACGCAACAAATCCACGTTATCCCGAACTATTAATCGATTTAATTGAACGTTACAACCTACAACAATATGATGTAGCTGAACGACCAGTAGAGGTTATTGCTCGAGCGGAGCGTGTCGAGGAAATTATTGAAGAGAAAACGATCGCTGAACCAGCTGTGCAGAAAGAAGAGATCAAGAAACCAGTAGCTATGCAGATCTATGAGGTTAAAGCATCAGATACGTTAACCAATATTGCAAGTAGATTCCAAACGACGGTTGCCCTTTTGAAGGAAACCAATGGCTTAACAAGCGATAGCGTTTATGTGGGTCAGCTTCTAGTCGTATCAAAATAG
- a CDS encoding sodium:solute symporter family protein, with amino-acid sequence MSNIDWIVLILTLLSIVLYGLYKSKNVKNIDGYILGDRSLPWYTVGLSVMATQASAITFLSAPGLAYTSGMSFVQFYFGLPLAMIVLCVTFVPIFHKLKVYTAYEFLEKRFDVKTRVLTAILFLIQRGISTGITIFAPAIILSTILHIDLTITTLSIGALLLIYTVYGGVKAVSYTQLLQMSIIFGGLLLAGILVVHLLPAHIGFSEALHIAGKSGKTNAIDFTLDFENQYTVWTGLIGGFFLQLSYFGTDQSQVGRYLTGSSIRDSRLGLLMNGLLKVPMQFAILLIGVLVFAYYQYHTPPLFFNESETIKLEQSIYKEDYKNILAQHELLSTEKKLVVDELTDALAKNEEGKIDGIREKLGGYNTQEKELRANLVDLMKKNDSSAETNDNNYIFLKFVTDVFPKGLIGLLIAIIFLASMGATASAINSLSSTTVIDIYKRFVRKDANETHYLNASRLATAFWGLFTIGIALYSSKLGNLLEAVNILGSLFYGTILGIFLVAFYIKRIGGKAVFLAAIITEIIVFGIWRLDVVAFLWLNLIGCVLLILIAFVLQNLVGKKKDTPPLPQ; translated from the coding sequence ATGAGTAATATCGATTGGATAGTACTCATCCTCACCTTGCTTTCTATCGTACTTTACGGACTTTATAAAAGCAAGAACGTCAAGAATATTGACGGCTACATCCTTGGTGACCGCTCACTACCCTGGTATACTGTAGGTCTTTCTGTCATGGCGACGCAAGCCAGTGCAATTACCTTTCTTTCTGCTCCTGGTCTAGCTTATACCTCCGGAATGAGCTTCGTTCAATTCTATTTCGGATTGCCACTTGCCATGATTGTGCTTTGCGTCACTTTCGTCCCTATCTTTCATAAACTGAAGGTATATACTGCCTATGAGTTTCTTGAAAAACGATTTGATGTAAAAACAAGGGTATTAACCGCCATCCTCTTCCTTATTCAGCGAGGAATATCAACAGGGATCACAATTTTTGCGCCCGCAATTATCCTATCAACGATCCTACATATAGACTTAACCATAACAACACTCTCCATAGGTGCGCTTCTATTAATATACACTGTTTACGGAGGCGTAAAAGCGGTTTCTTACACCCAATTATTGCAGATGTCTATCATATTTGGTGGATTATTACTTGCTGGAATACTCGTTGTACACTTATTGCCCGCTCATATTGGATTTTCAGAAGCACTTCATATTGCCGGAAAATCAGGAAAAACAAATGCAATTGACTTCACCCTAGATTTCGAGAATCAATATACTGTCTGGACAGGACTAATCGGAGGTTTCTTCCTACAGCTTTCTTATTTCGGCACAGACCAAAGTCAGGTTGGGCGTTATCTTACTGGCTCCTCTATTCGAGATAGCAGGTTAGGCTTGCTCATGAATGGCCTTTTAAAGGTGCCTATGCAGTTTGCTATTCTTTTGATAGGTGTACTTGTCTTTGCCTACTATCAATACCATACACCGCCTCTATTCTTCAATGAGAGCGAGACAATAAAGTTAGAGCAAAGTATATATAAAGAAGATTACAAAAACATCTTAGCACAACATGAGCTACTCAGCACGGAGAAAAAGCTTGTTGTCGACGAATTGACTGACGCTTTAGCAAAGAATGAAGAGGGAAAGATCGATGGAATACGAGAAAAACTTGGAGGATACAATACGCAGGAAAAGGAACTTAGGGCAAACCTAGTCGACCTGATGAAGAAGAACGATAGCTCCGCAGAAACAAACGATAATAATTATATCTTTTTAAAATTCGTTACTGACGTGTTCCCTAAAGGCTTGATTGGCTTACTAATTGCAATTATTTTTCTTGCTTCAATGGGTGCAACCGCCAGTGCCATAAACTCGCTTTCATCCACAACTGTTATCGATATCTATAAACGTTTTGTGAGGAAAGATGCCAATGAAACACATTATTTAAATGCATCACGCCTTGCTACTGCGTTCTGGGGGCTTTTTACGATCGGCATAGCCTTGTATTCTAGCAAATTGGGAAATCTACTCGAAGCGGTCAATATCCTAGGCTCGCTTTTTTATGGAACCATTCTCGGAATTTTCCTTGTCGCTTTCTATATTAAACGCATTGGAGGAAAGGCCGTATTTCTCGCCGCCATTATCACAGAAATAATTGTTTTTGGAATCTGGAGATTAGATGTCGTTGCGTTCCTTTGGTTGAATTTGATTGGATGTGTACTTTTAATACTTATCGCCTTCGTATTACAGAATCTTGTAGGAAAAAAGAAGGACACGCCGCCACTTCCACAGTAA
- a CDS encoding pyruvate dehydrogenase complex E1 component subunit beta codes for MREIQFREALREAMSEEMRKDETIFIMGEEVAEYNGAYKVSQGMLDEFGAKRVIDTPIAELGFAGIGVGAAMNGLKPVVEFMTFNFSLVAIDQIINAAAKIRQMSGGQFSCPIVFRGPTGNAGQLAAQHSQNFENWFANTPGLKVVIPSNPYDAKGLLKSAIIDPDPVIFMESEVMYGDKGPVPEEEYYLPIGKANLVKEGTDVTIVSFGKMVPRVVIPAVEELAKEGINAELIDLRSVRPIDFPAILESVKKTNRLVIVEEAWPIASISSEITFHVQKHAFDYLDAPVTRVTSADVPLGYAPTLVEATLPSIAKVVKAVKEVSYVKK; via the coding sequence ATGAGAGAAATACAATTCAGAGAAGCCCTTCGCGAAGCAATGAGCGAAGAGATGCGTAAAGATGAAACAATTTTTATAATGGGCGAGGAAGTCGCTGAATATAACGGTGCTTACAAAGTAAGTCAAGGTATGCTTGATGAATTTGGCGCTAAACGTGTTATCGACACACCTATCGCTGAACTTGGCTTTGCGGGTATTGGTGTTGGTGCTGCTATGAACGGTTTAAAACCAGTTGTTGAATTTATGACATTCAACTTCTCCTTAGTTGCTATCGACCAAATTATCAATGCTGCTGCAAAGATTCGCCAAATGAGTGGTGGTCAATTCAGCTGTCCAATCGTATTTAGAGGCCCTACAGGAAACGCTGGGCAATTAGCCGCACAGCACTCACAAAACTTTGAAAACTGGTTTGCAAACACACCAGGTTTGAAAGTTGTAATTCCTTCAAACCCTTACGACGCTAAAGGTCTTTTAAAATCGGCTATTATTGATCCAGATCCAGTAATATTCATGGAGTCTGAGGTTATGTACGGTGATAAAGGTCCAGTACCTGAAGAAGAGTACTATTTACCAATCGGAAAAGCAAACTTAGTAAAAGAAGGTACAGACGTTACTATTGTTTCATTCGGTAAAATGGTTCCACGTGTTGTTATTCCTGCAGTTGAGGAATTAGCTAAAGAAGGAATCAATGCAGAGTTAATTGACTTACGTTCTGTTCGTCCAATTGATTTCCCTGCAATTCTTGAATCTGTTAAGAAAACAAATCGCTTAGTAATTGTTGAAGAGGCATGGCCAATCGCTTCTATCTCTTCTGAGATTACTTTCCACGTACAAAAACATGCGTTCGACTATTTAGACGCACCTGTTACTCGTGTTACTTCTGCAGATGTACCTCTTGGTTATGCTCCAACCCTTGTTGAGGCAACTCTTCCAAGTATCGCTAAAGTAGTAAAAGCAGTAAAGGAAGTTTCTTACGTTAAGAAATAA
- a CDS encoding glycoside hydrolase family 73 protein: protein MVCILTVITTLSLHAQDYTTRSYIEKHSTSAQRLMRETGVPASVILAVAIHESAYGNSRIAKYLNNHFGIKGKNSSTKIRSAYKGYGSVLDSYRDFVGLLQRRKATKPLFEKHESDDYKAWVKGIARSGYSETGDWTRKVISTIDRYNLEKYDEKINLN from the coding sequence ATGGTATGTATACTTACCGTAATTACAACTTTAAGCTTGCATGCGCAAGACTACACAACAAGATCGTATATAGAGAAGCACAGTACATCTGCGCAACGTCTAATGCGAGAAACAGGGGTTCCAGCATCAGTTATATTAGCTGTTGCCATTCATGAAAGTGCGTACGGGAATAGTCGTATTGCTAAGTACCTTAATAACCATTTTGGGATAAAGGGGAAAAACAGTAGTACGAAGATTCGCTCTGCTTATAAAGGCTATGGTTCCGTTTTGGACTCTTATCGTGATTTCGTCGGACTGTTGCAAAGAAGAAAGGCAACGAAACCTTTATTCGAGAAGCATGAATCCGATGATTACAAAGCTTGGGTTAAAGGTATAGCTAGATCTGGCTATTCTGAAACTGGAGATTGGACTCGTAAGGTAATTTCTACCATAGATAGATATAACTTAGAGAAATACGACGAGAAGATAAATCTGAATTAA
- a CDS encoding 6-pyruvoyl trahydropterin synthase family protein gives MIYITRRERFNAAHKLHREDWTAEENERVFGICSNPNWHGHNYDLFVTVKGEINPETGFLIDLKVMKEIINTEIIDIVDHKNINLDVEFMKGKMASTEVIAMEIFHILKPCFAKENVILHAIRLHETENNSVEYFGE, from the coding sequence ATGATTTATATAACACGACGCGAACGATTTAACGCCGCTCATAAATTACATAGAGAAGACTGGACAGCTGAAGAAAACGAGCGTGTTTTCGGAATTTGTTCAAATCCGAACTGGCATGGCCACAATTACGATTTGTTTGTTACAGTTAAAGGTGAAATTAATCCTGAAACAGGTTTCTTAATTGACCTTAAAGTAATGAAGGAGATCATTAATACGGAGATTATCGATATAGTGGATCATAAGAATATCAATTTGGATGTGGAATTTATGAAAGGTAAGATGGCTTCCACTGAAGTAATTGCCATGGAAATATTCCATATACTAAAACCATGCTTCGCTAAGGAGAATGTTATCTTACATGCTATTCGTTTGCATGAAACAGAAAATAACTCGGTCGAATATTTCGGCGAATAA
- a CDS encoding O-methyltransferase — MFEEFERLNSYLEDTTDEENALLKKINRETFLRETMPHMLSGHYQGRVLAMLSKLVQPKLALEIGTFTGYATVCLAEGLNEGGVLHTIDINEEQQDRVQSYFDESDFASQIKYHIGDAADVIQTIEGQFDLIFIDADKKRNLYYFQELIDRVRTGGLILLDNVLWKGKVFDDKPDSQTKQVIELNKTLASDNRVEKLILPIRDGLFVLRKK, encoded by the coding sequence ATGTTTGAAGAATTTGAACGTTTAAATTCCTATTTGGAAGATACTACCGACGAAGAAAATGCATTGTTAAAAAAGATCAATCGAGAGACATTTCTTCGGGAGACTATGCCGCATATGTTGTCTGGACATTACCAAGGAAGGGTGTTAGCAATGCTGAGTAAATTGGTTCAGCCGAAACTAGCACTTGAGATTGGAACATTTACAGGATATGCAACAGTTTGTTTGGCGGAGGGATTAAATGAAGGGGGCGTTCTTCATACAATTGATATAAATGAAGAACAGCAGGATAGGGTTCAAAGTTATTTCGACGAATCCGATTTCGCTTCTCAAATTAAGTATCATATAGGAGACGCAGCAGACGTAATTCAAACGATTGAGGGACAATTTGACTTGATATTTATAGACGCTGACAAAAAGCGTAACTTATATTATTTTCAAGAGCTTATTGATCGTGTGAGGACCGGAGGATTAATATTATTAGACAATGTCTTATGGAAAGGCAAGGTTTTTGATGATAAGCCGGATAGTCAGACAAAACAAGTAATAGAATTAAATAAAACACTGGCGAGTGATAATAGGGTAGAAAAATTAATTCTACCAATACGTGACGGGCTTTTTGTGCTACGCAAGAAGTAG
- the mqnB gene encoding futalosine hydrolase: MKILIVAATEFEIAKSIPTLNDYQIEYLITGVGMTATAFALGTRLASETYDLLLNVGIAGTFDRSQPLGTLVKVIQDSIFELGAEDHEEFIPIEKLGFGQSSFYEQLPDITLKSTYTRLQSVPGITVNKVHGNKNTIEFLRTIFVPDTIETMEGAAFFYAASQLNTPAIQVRALSNYVEARDTENWKISKAVEELNAWLVEFIKEHQS, translated from the coding sequence ATGAAAATTCTAATCGTCGCTGCAACAGAGTTCGAAATCGCGAAATCCATCCCTACCTTAAATGATTATCAGATTGAATATCTGATTACTGGGGTTGGTATGACGGCTACAGCGTTTGCTTTAGGAACAAGACTAGCATCAGAAACATACGATTTACTACTAAATGTTGGAATCGCAGGTACTTTCGATAGATCTCAACCCCTAGGTACCCTTGTTAAAGTTATTCAGGATTCTATATTTGAATTGGGAGCCGAAGACCACGAGGAATTCATACCCATAGAGAAACTTGGCTTTGGTCAATCCAGCTTTTATGAACAACTTCCCGATATCACATTGAAAAGCACTTACACGCGTCTGCAAAGCGTTCCTGGAATTACCGTAAATAAAGTACACGGAAATAAAAATACAATAGAATTCCTTCGCACCATCTTCGTACCTGATACCATTGAAACGATGGAAGGGGCGGCGTTTTTCTATGCCGCATCACAATTGAATACTCCTGCAATTCAAGTTCGCGCCCTATCGAATTATGTAGAGGCGAGAGATACTGAGAACTGGAAGATTTCAAAAGCCGTGGAAGAATTAAATGCGTGGCTTGTTGAATTTATTAAGGAACATCAGTCATAA
- the gcvH gene encoding glycine cleavage system protein GcvH: MNFPSELKYTKDHEWIRVEGDEAVIGITDFAQRELGDIVFVDINTVGEEVAANEVFGTIEAVKTVSDLFIPVTATILEVNDAIDASPELVNSDPYGDGWIVRVKLNNAADVDALLSADQYKSEINA; the protein is encoded by the coding sequence ATGAATTTTCCTTCTGAATTAAAATACACCAAAGATCACGAATGGATTCGTGTAGAAGGTGATGAGGCTGTTATCGGTATTACAGACTTCGCACAACGCGAATTAGGCGACATTGTATTCGTAGATATCAATACAGTTGGTGAAGAAGTAGCAGCAAATGAAGTATTCGGTACTATCGAAGCGGTTAAAACTGTTTCTGACTTATTTATCCCAGTTACAGCTACAATCTTAGAAGTAAACGACGCTATTGATGCTTCACCTGAATTAGTAAATTCGGACCCTTACGGTGACGGATGGATTGTTCGTGTGAAATTGAACAATGCAGCAGATGTTGACGCGTTATTGTCAGCAGATCAATATAAATCTGAAATCAACGCTTAA
- a CDS encoding DUF6263 family protein, which yields MKKLFVLFLLSSATYYTQAQEVEFKINVPLNKAYQQISVIKTDVEGEQSLIMDMNIKGTISGTKKEAGNYFFESITDAIRMDMDAGMMTMSYDSENPSDDEMSKMLGAELGKLVGKKTLMTMSDKGKLLKLKMPEGVSEQASGSMESMGMTASYPDRAVKPGDTWDSEATTDKVVVKSSNKYVEKNADGYIIESTGDVLSLDGQKVGTFVSTYTLDADTHFTKKAIMKMNMDAEGQKVSMDYNITVSPKN from the coding sequence ATGAAAAAACTATTCGTATTATTTCTACTTTCATCTGCCACTTATTACACGCAAGCACAAGAAGTTGAATTTAAAATTAACGTGCCATTAAACAAGGCCTATCAGCAAATATCGGTTATAAAAACTGATGTCGAAGGAGAACAAAGCCTAATTATGGACATGAATATAAAAGGAACCATTTCTGGAACAAAAAAAGAAGCAGGAAACTATTTCTTCGAATCGATTACTGACGCGATAAGGATGGATATGGACGCCGGAATGATGACCATGTCATACGACTCTGAGAATCCTTCAGATGATGAAATGAGCAAGATGCTTGGCGCGGAATTAGGCAAACTTGTTGGCAAGAAAACCCTAATGACCATGAGCGATAAGGGAAAATTACTCAAACTAAAAATGCCAGAAGGGGTTTCTGAACAAGCATCTGGTTCTATGGAATCAATGGGGATGACAGCAAGCTACCCAGATCGCGCGGTTAAACCGGGTGATACATGGGATTCCGAAGCCACAACGGATAAGGTTGTTGTAAAATCCTCAAATAAGTATGTGGAGAAAAATGCTGATGGCTATATCATCGAGTCTACTGGAGACGTCTTAAGTCTAGATGGTCAAAAAGTAGGAACGTTTGTTTCAACCTATACACTTGATGCGGATACGCACTTCACAAAAAAAGCAATTATGAAAATGAATATGGATGCTGAAGGTCAGAAAGTATCTATGGATTACAACATTACAGTTAGTCCAAAAAACTAA
- a CDS encoding N-acetylmuramoyl-L-alanine amidase, with product MLKIKRFWIVGLGLVFLVSCSTTKKTTVLQNPQTVVIKPSDVVENTVVQKDTVSLNKQINQQSSQKNTIDSNIALSSDEQARLLFNTGIHKEYDFAQAIHYDWRKPSYVMIHHTSQNSTAQTIRTFQLPHTKVSSHYVIGRDGRVVQMLNDYMRGWHAGRGKWGQISDMNSVSIGIELDNNGFDAFPEAQISALMTLLDTLKNRYSIPQLNFIGHSDFAPGRKDDPNVLFPWDKLAARGFGIWYNESYLMPAPVTFNPYDALKLMGYDMKNPEAVIRAFKKKYVRTDLTGVLTDRDKAILYDLYRKYY from the coding sequence ATGTTAAAGATTAAAAGGTTTTGGATTGTAGGGTTGGGTTTAGTTTTCTTGGTTTCGTGTTCGACAACCAAGAAAACTACCGTCCTACAGAATCCGCAAACTGTTGTCATAAAACCCTCCGATGTTGTTGAGAATACTGTAGTTCAAAAGGATACAGTATCGTTGAATAAACAGATTAATCAGCAATCCTCCCAGAAAAATACGATTGATTCCAATATTGCTTTAAGTTCTGATGAACAGGCGAGGTTGCTATTTAATACTGGAATACATAAAGAATATGATTTTGCGCAAGCAATTCACTATGACTGGAGAAAACCTTCGTATGTGATGATTCATCATACTTCACAAAATAGCACTGCGCAAACAATTCGTACGTTCCAGCTTCCCCATACAAAGGTCAGTAGTCATTATGTAATTGGTCGTGATGGCCGTGTTGTACAAATGTTGAATGATTATATGCGAGGATGGCATGCTGGACGTGGTAAATGGGGACAAATTTCCGACATGAATTCTGTGTCAATTGGGATCGAGCTTGATAATAATGGGTTTGATGCTTTCCCCGAGGCCCAAATTAGCGCGCTCATGACCTTATTGGATACCTTGAAGAACAGATATAGCATTCCGCAATTAAACTTCATTGGGCACAGCGATTTCGCGCCTGGACGCAAAGACGATCCAAATGTTCTTTTCCCTTGGGACAAATTAGCTGCTAGAGGTTTTGGAATATGGTATAATGAATCATATTTAATGCCTGCTCCCGTGACTTTTAACCCTTATGATGCGTTGAAGTTGATGGGGTACGACATGAAGAATCCAGAAGCAGTTATTCGAGCTTTTAAAAAGAAGTATGTGCGAACGGATTTAACTGGCGTGTTAACAGACCGCGATAAAGCAATATTATACGATTTGTATAGAAAGTATTATTAG
- the folE gene encoding GTP cyclohydrolase I FolE has translation MHDFDEAEQDGYIKIDQYNEKHVERIASHYKDILDALGEDPSREGLIKTPERVAKALQFLTHGYDIDAAEVLRGAMFEEEYSQMVVVKDIEVYSMCEHHMLPFFGKAHIAYIPNGHIVGLSKIPRVVDVFARRLQVQERLTNEIRDCIQDTLKPAGVAVVIECKHMCMAMRGVQKQNSVTTTSAFTGAFQNDVTRSEFLRLITASLD, from the coding sequence ATGCACGATTTTGACGAAGCAGAACAAGACGGCTATATCAAAATAGATCAATACAATGAAAAACATGTGGAACGCATCGCGAGCCACTACAAAGATATATTAGACGCGCTTGGTGAAGATCCAAGTCGCGAAGGTCTTATTAAAACACCAGAACGCGTTGCGAAGGCTTTACAGTTTTTGACTCACGGTTATGATATCGATGCGGCGGAAGTATTGAGAGGAGCAATGTTTGAAGAAGAGTATAGTCAGATGGTCGTTGTTAAGGATATTGAAGTGTATTCAATGTGCGAGCACCATATGTTACCTTTCTTTGGAAAAGCGCATATTGCCTACATTCCGAATGGACATATCGTTGGATTGAGTAAAATCCCTCGTGTCGTAGATGTATTTGCACGTAGATTACAGGTTCAAGAGCGCTTAACGAACGAGATTCGGGATTGTATACAGGATACCTTAAAACCAGCAGGTGTTGCAGTGGTTATTGAATGTAAGCATATGTGTATGGCCATGCGTGGCGTGCAAAAGCAAAACTCGGTTACGACGACTTCTGCATTTACAGGTGCATTCCAAAATGACGTCACACGATCGGAATTTTTACGTCTAATAACAGCCTCTCTAGACTAA